From Mytilus edulis chromosome 9, xbMytEdul2.2, whole genome shotgun sequence, the proteins below share one genomic window:
- the LOC139490472 gene encoding patched domain-containing protein 3-like: MRTYVESTSVQDTDGITYRYSDVCARTFSACDVEGNIFNTTQFINDMNRGNITFPNYTLPSGQIIFLDRIIGGVSFAGRFIVSASALKFRFNLQSENFDISRKWEEAFIDRMHLFSNNAIRVEYSFSDSLSVELSKNVSGDIGFFSVTFTLMIIFSCLALMGSNCVDNRYYLGLAGILSTGLAILGSFGFVSLCGAKFVDIVGAMPFLILGIGVDDMFILLSGLADTNSEDDVETRIAQTMRTSGIAITITSITDIIAFCAGAASVFPSVRNFSWFTGCAILFCYLNYVTFYIGVMTINEKRVSKNLHWATCCKTRKKEEMEADGRSKAVIICCAGSPRKSRDEIEGPIEKYPKRLFKRIVLYTPSKIAVLLLFCGYLGVSVWGTTNFREDLDLRDLVSKDSYYYSSYDANQKLFSQSLFVSVNIRTTVDYRLASTFSELNSVLQKIRNDPDIQNDFRLSWFHSYISDASFDNTSDINFITGLTSFLSSPQGNLYINDVTISGSSVVSSRFHVLSASLTTSSSQAAMMVRLRDIAEASSLPVFVFSPAFIFFEQYVQIVPQTFQTLGISVSVVFLVTAIFMPLPTLIILVTISVTMIMVGVLAFMYFWDLTLSSVTMIHIIMCVGFSIDFSTHICHAFIQAEGSTRNSRVSVAIDRSGGPILNGALSSIIGILMLAFSKSFIFFSFFKVMFIVMIFGALHAILLLPVVLSLIGPNYEQQTNKADDKEINLSSYVKGSIPRISTASIQKDMHQTQN, from the exons ATGCGGACTTATGTAGAATCAACGTCCGTCCAGGACACAGATGGAATAACATACCGTTATTCAGATGTTTGCGCTCGCACGTTTAGCGCATGTGATGTTGAAGGCAATATATTTAACACCACACAATTCATCAACGATATGAATCGCGGAAATATCACATTTCCAAACTATACATTACCATCGGGACAAATAATATTCCTTGATAGAATAATTGGCGGGGTGAGTTTTGCGGGAAGATTCATCGTTTCGGCATCCGCCTTAAAATTCAGGTTTAATCTTCAGAGCGAAAATTTTGACATATCAAGAAAATGGGAAGAAGCCTTTATTGACAGAATGCACTTGTTTTCAAACAATGCGATTCGTGTAGAGTATTCATTCTCCGACAGCTTAAGTGTTGAGCTAAGCAAAAATGTATCTGGTGATATAGGTTTCTTTTCGGTAACCTTTACACTGATGATTATATTTTCATGTCTTGCACTTATGGGCAGTAACTGTGTTGACAATCGTTATTACTTAGGACTAGCAGGCATTTTGTCGACTGGCCTTGCAATCCTAGGATCCTTCGGATTTGTCAGTCTTTGTGGTGCTAAATTTGTTGATATCGTTGGAGCAATGCCTTTCTTAATTTTAG GCATTGGTGTTGACGATATGTTTATTCTTCTGTCTGGGTTAGCAGATACAAATAGCGAGGATGACGTTGAAACCAGGATTGCACAAACTATGAGGACAAGTGGAATTGCTATCACTATAACTTCAATTACTGATATAATTGCATTTTGTGCAGGAGCTGCATCTGTATTTCCAAGTGTCAGAAATTTTTCATGGTTTACAG GTTGTGCTATTTTATTTTGCTACCTGAATTACGTAACATTTTATATTGGAGTCATGACGATCAACGAAAAGCGTGTTTCAAAGAATTTGCATTGGGCCACATGTTGCAAAACAAGAAAAAAGGAAGAGATGGAGGCTGATGGTAGATCAAAAGCGGTTATAATCTGCTGTGCGGGATCTCCACGTAAATCAAGAGATGAAATTGAGGGTCCAATAGAAAAATATCCAAAGCGGTTGTTCAAAAGGATTGTTTTATATACTCCAAGTAAAATTGCGGTCTTACTTTTATTTTGTGGTTATTTGGGTGTTTCTGTTTGGGGCACAACTAATTTTCGTGAGGACTTGGATTTGAGGGATCTTGTTTCTAAGGATTCATACTATTATAGTAGTTATGATGCAAATCAAAAGTTGTTTAGTCAgagtttgttcgtttctgtaaaTATAAGAACCACTGTCGATTATAGACTTGCTTCGACATTTTCAGAACTCAATTCTGTCTTACAAAAAATTCGAAATGACCCAGACATCCAAAATGACTTCCGCTTGTCATGgtttcattcatatatatctgatGCGTCATTTGACAATACATCTGATATAAATTTCATCACAGGATTGACCAGTTTCTTATCTTCCCCCCAAGGAAATCTGTATATAAATGATGTTACGATAAGTGGCAGTTCTGTTGTTTCTTCTAGATTTCATGTCTTAAGCGCTAGTCTTACCACTTCAAGTAGCCAGGCTGCTATGATGGTAAGATTGAGGGACATTGCGGAGGCTTCGTCTCTTcctgtatttgttttttctccagcttttatattttttgaacAATACGTTCAAATTGTCCCTCAGACATTTCAAACGTTAGGGATTTCGGTATCAGTTGTCTTTCTAGTAACCGCAATATTTATGCCTTTACCAACACTGATTATACTCGTAACAATATCGGTAACAATGATAATGGTTGGTGTACTTGCTTTTATGTACTTTTGGGATTTAACACTCAGTTCTGTTACCATGATTCACATCATAATGTGTGTTGGGTTTTCGATTGATTTCAGTACGCATATATGTCATGCGTTCATTCAAGCAGAAGGGTCAACGAGAAATAGTCGAGTCTCTGTCGCTATAGATCGTTCAGGTGGTCCAATACTTAATGGAGCTCTGTCGTCCATTATAGGCATACTCATGTTGGCGTTTTCAAAATCCTTtatcttcttttctttctttaaagTTATGTTTATTGTGATGATTTTTGGTGCACTTCATGCTATATTGTTACTTCCAGTTGTATTGTCTTTAATAGGTCCCAATTACGAGCAGCAGACAAATAAAGCTGACGACAAGGAGATAAATTTATCTTCTTACGTGAAAGGATCCATACCAAGGATTTCGACGGCTTCAATCCAGAAAGATATGCATCAAACCCAAAATTGA